From the Fusobacterium ulcerans ATCC 49185 genome, the window TACCATTATTATAAATTCCATACCCAAAACCTTTTGTAGATGTTCCTATTATTGAACTGTTATTTATAAATTTAAATTTTTCCAAATTCCCACTTAACTTCAATCCGTATCCTTCTATCCCAGAACCATTATCTATTCCTGTTAATCCCATATTATTTATATAAATTTTTACAGACTCATTCCAAATATTTTTATTACTATAAGGATCTAAACTTACAGAAGTAACTCCATTATCAGCACTAAACTTTATTCCATTATCTTCTTTTATCCATAAATATTGATCTGCTCCTATTATAGTACTACATGACAATAGAAATCCGACTACTGCTCCTATTGTTATATTTACACTTCTTCTTTTGCTGCTTCTCTTTACTGCTTTCATTATTTTTTCTATCATAACTCTTTTCCCCCTTTAAAATATTCTTATTAAAATATATAGATTTAGACATAAAAACAGCCCAGTTCTCTTTTATGTATAAAGGCGAACTTTTAGAGCCTTTAACTATTTAATTTTAAAGGAGTGAATTTTAAGGTCAAGATTTTTAAGTTTCACATTATTCCTTGACTTTATCAATATTAAAGATTATAATGAGGTAATTTACAAATAAAAAAAAGCCGCCTTTATACATATAGGCGCCCTATTAGAGCTTTTTTCATGATTTTAAGATAGTTTTTAATTTAGTATTTTCTCTTATTCTATTCTATCTCCATTTGCAAATATTAAGCTTCTGCTTAGAATTGATATCTTGTTTCCATATTTTCTTGATATCAGAGTTCCTTCACCTATCATTCGATAGATAGTACTCGTGTGTCTCCCTGTTATGGCAGCTGCCTTATTTACAGTTGTCCATATCCCCAATTCCTCTTCATATCTTTTCTGACTATATTTTTCACATTCATTCCCTTCCTCTAGTTTTTCAAATGCATTGTCCTCAATTTTTTCTGCGATTCCTTTTTCTCTTGTCTTTTTCATTATTCCTCCATGATTTTTAATCATATATCAAATATCTTTTTGAATATACGTAACTGATATTATACTTGTTTAATTCTTAAAGTCAAGGAATAAAGTCTTTTTCCTAACTCCATTTAACTAGAGTTATGCACATTTTACTTTTATAACAAAAAAGAAGCTGATTTAGTTTAACTCACAATCAGCTTCTTCATCTTTTTTATTATTTCAATTTTCCCATGAAATCTTCTACTAATTTCTCTTTCATTCCTTCATATTTTTCAGGAACTGGATATCCTTTTAATCTTATATGAGGTTTATTTTTTCCATGAAAATCACTTCCAAAAGTCATAAGAAGATTATTTTTTTCAGCTCTGTTGTAAAAATAGTCTATCTGTTCTGGAGAATGATATGTACTAAATACTTCAATTCCATCTATTCCCTCTTTTATTATATCATCTGCTATTTCTAAGCAATTCTTAAAGTTATTTCCTGGATGAGCTAATACTGCTAATCCTCCGCTTTCTTTTATTAACTTCACTATTTCAGTCATAGGTCTGAATCCAATAGGAACATAAGCTATTCTTCCCTGTGAAAAAAAATCCCAATAAAAATGCACAAAAGGCATATCACTCTTCGCTCCATTATTAAAGTATTCTTTTAATAATGGATTGCTTCTATTTTTCTCTTCTCCCAGTACCACTTCTCCTATTATCTCTCCAGTAACAATATTTCCAGCAGCTATCTCAAATATTTTTTTCTCATCTATTATGAGGTCTGTATTTTCTTTAAGCTTCTCTATTTTAATTTTTGCTATTGCCATTTCTTTTTCAAATATCTCTTCTTCTATTTCAAGAAATTCTTTTCTTTTATGATTTATTCCATATCCAAGCATATGAAGATTTACTCCTTTATACACACAGTCTATTTCCACTCCACTTATTACTTTTATTCCTGCTTTTTTTCCAGACTCTATCATTTCATCTGCTCCTTTTACTGAATTATGATCTGTAAGAGCCATTATTTCCATTTCCTCTTTTTTCCCCATAGCAATTATCTCTTCTGGCGAAAATTCTCCATCATCACTATATAGAGAATGCATATGTAAATCTATATTTCTACTCATACCCTACCCCCTTATTTCTAATTATCTCTATTTTATCAGAAAAAGAAAAAGTATTCTTCTTTTTTCTATAATTTATATTAATTTTCTTTACCCTTATTTTTTAAAGCACCAAAAATATCCATTAATTAATAATTTTGATAAATAAAAATTAATATTGTTCAAAATATTTTTGAAAATAAAAGAGAGTAATTTTTTCTGTCACTCTCCTAAATATTTTTTATTCTTTTACAAGTACTTTTTCTATTTCTCCTACATACATTATGTGGTAATCTTTATCAGGATAACATTCCTTATCAGAATCTTTATCTATGAAAAACTGCCCTTCTAAAGGTTGGACATAAAGTTTTCTACATATAATAGCTGTTTCTGCTTCTTTAAATATAGGAACTCCATTTTTATGTTCTACAGTTAATTTTGCTTTTTCTATTTTATTTTCATTTCTTCCAGATGCTGTTCCCAGATATCCCAACTGTTTTCTATAGCTTTCATCAAAAAAAGTAAGTGAAAATCTTTCAACTTCATCTACAAATTCTTTAGTGAAACGTTGAGGACGAATAAAAATAAAAGCTACATTTTTTCTCCAGAGAACTCCAAGTCCTCCCCATGAAGCTGTCATAGTATTTACTTCTCCACTGCTTTTTTCAGCAGTTATAAGCATCCATTTCTTCCCTATAATCTCAAAAGTATTTTCGTTTATTTCTTCAGCTTTGATCTCTTTAAAATTTTTCATATGATACCTCCTGCTCTTTATTTTTTGCATTTTCCTCATATTTGAATTATAATATAGATATTGAATAAAGTACATAATTTTCAATAATATCCATCATAAGGAGAGGTTATGAGTAAAATACATTATTTAAAAGGAGATGCTGTATATCCTCAAGCGAGAGGAAATATCATCATCACTCATATATGTAATGATATAGGAGTATGGGGAAGAGGATTTGTTGTTGCTCTTTCTGCCAGATGGATGGCTCCTGAAATTGAGTTTCTCATATGGCGTAAAGAGGGAAATGACTTTTCTCTTGGGAATGTCCAGTTTGTAAAAGTCACTTCTGCTATAACAGTTGCCAATATGATTGCTCAACATGATATTATTTCAAAAAATGGTATACCTCCCATCAGATATGAAGCACTTGAGATATGTCTTGAAAAAACAGCTCAAAAAGCTGTGGAACTGGAAGCTTCCATACATATGCCTAGAATAGGGTGCGGCTTTGCTGGTGGAAGCTGGAAAACTATTGAAAATATTATTCTTAAAACTATCATTTCTAAAAATATCGAAGTTTATGTATACGACCTATAGGAGAAAGGGGGAGTTATGGAAATATCCCTGTTAGATATAAAAGAGCATGTAAAAAAATATGCAAGTGCCATATCAAGTTTAATAAATGTTGATGTTGGTATAGTTGATAAAAATATGGTCAGAGTCACTGGAACTGGACTGTATAAAAATATTGAAGGTGTATATGCCTTAGGAAGTGTATATAAGAATTCCCTAGAAACTGGAAAAACCAATATAATTGAAAATCCAAGACAGCATAACTTATGCACTGAATGTTTAGATAAAAATAAATGCAGAGAAAAACTTGAAATAGCTACTCCTATATATTGTCGTGATGAAATAGTAGGAGTTATTGGTCTTGTCTGTTTCAGTGATGAGCAGAAAAAAAAGATTCTTTCTGATATTGATTCTTATCTAAGTTTTACAAAACAGATAGCAGAATTTATAGGAATAAAATTCTATGAATATCAGGAAAACCTTATGCAAAAAGACAGAGAATCTACTCTTAATACAATTATAGATAATATCAGCAAAGGTGTTATTATCAGTGACTGCAATGATATTATCATAAAAATAAATAATATTGCCTCAGCTAAATTAAAGTTAAAATCAGATGTTTTAGGTAAAACTATGAAACTTGTGAGCCAAAATGACTATCTTATGAATGAGGAAGTCTTTAATATGGTAATAGAAAATGAAGAATATAATGTAGCTGGAAAAATAATTCCTTTAAAATCTTTTAATAAAACAAGAAGTAATGCTTTTGTTTTTGAAGATGTAAAAAAAATCAGCAGAAACATTCTTGAAATGACAAGCAGTGATAATATGATCACTCTGGAAAACATTTATGGAACTTCTGCTGCTACACAATCTCTTAAAGAAAATATTCAAAAAATAGCTAATACAAATTCTACTGTTTTAATTACAGGAGAGAGTGGAACTGGAAAAGAACTGGTAGCTCGCTCCCTTCACTCCCATGGAAATAGGAGAAACAAGCCTTTTGTGGTAATAAACTGTTCCGCCATTCCTGACACTCTTCTGGAAAGTGAGCTTTTCGGATATGTGAAAGGAGCTTTTACTGGTGCTAACCAAAATGGTCGTATGGGTAAATTTGAACTTGCCAATACAGGAGTTATATTCCTTGATGAAATAGGAGATATGCCTCTTTATCTTCAAGCTAAAATATTGAGAGTAATCCAAGAAAAAAAGATAGAACGTATTGGCTCTAATAAAAGTATTGAGCTAGATATAAAAATAATTGCTGCTACCAATGTAGACCTTGAAAAAAAGATAATGGAGCAGAAGTTCAGAGGAGATTTGTATTACAGATTAAATGTTATCCCTATAAAACTTCTACCTTTGAGAGAGAGAAAAGAGGATATCATTCCTATTATCAACAGCTTGATAGACAAATACAACAGACTTTCTGATAAATATGTTCATTCTATAGATGAAGATGTAAAAAAAGCCCTTATCAATTATGAATGGCCTGGAAATGTAAGAGAGCTGGAAAATGTCATGGAGCTCATGATAAGTATGAGTGGAAGCAATGGAGTAATATCTTCAGATCTTCTTCCCGACAATATACTCCATCATTCTGATTCTGCTCTCTCTTCAGTAGAGGAATTGATATTTAATAATAAATCTGAATTGGAAGATTTTGAAAAAATCGAAAAAGTATATATAGAAAAATCTCTTGAAAAATATGGAGATGATACTGAAAGTAAAAAATATATAGCTGATAAGATGAACATTGGTCTTACTACTCTATATAGAAAAATGAAAAAATATGATATAAAGTAATTGGGGGAATCTATGAAAAATCTAAATCTTCTAATAAAACCTGCTTCTAGCAGCTGTAATCTTAGATGCAGATACTGCTTTTACTATGATGTAGCAGATAACAGAAAGATACCAAATTATGGAATAATGAATGATACTACCCTTGAAAATATGGTGAAAAATGCTTTTCAAACTGCTGAAAATTCTGTCAATTTTGCCTTTCAGGGAGGAGAGCCAACTTGTGCTGGTGTAGAGTTTTTCAAAAGATTTCATGAATTTATTGAGAAACATAATAACAAAAATATAACTGTAAATTTTTCTCTTCAGACAAATGGTACATTAATAAATAAAGAATGGATATCATTGTTTAAAAAATATAATTATCTTGTTGGTTTATCAATAGATGGAAATAGAGAAATTCATGATAAATTTAGATTAGATACTAAAGGAAATGGTACTTTCAGAAAGGTATTGAAAACTGCCAAGGATTTTTCAAAAGCAGGGGTTGAATTTAATGTTCTTTGTGTAGTAAATAAAGTTGCTGCTGAAAATGGAAGGCTTATCTATAATTTTTTTAAAAATAACGGATTTAGATATTTTCAGTTTATTCCATGTCTGGACAGCTTTGAAGGTGGAGAAGAGGATTTTTCATTGACTGCTGAAGACTATGGAAAATTTCTTAACGATACTTTTGATGAATGGTACAAAGATATTATCTCTGGTAAAAAAGTAAGCGTAAGATATTTTGATAACCTCATAAGAATGGTTCTTGGACAGGAACCAGAATCTTGTGACATGGTGGGACACTGTAATTTAAATGGTATCATAGAAGCAGATGGAAGTATGTATCCCTGTGATTTTTATGTTTTAGACGAATATAAACTAGGAAATATAAATGATACTTCTATTGAAGAGCTATTTAAAA encodes:
- a CDS encoding DNA-binding protein, with translation MKKTREKGIAEKIEDNAFEKLEEGNECEKYSQKRYEEELGIWTTVNKAAAITGRHTSTIYRMIGEGTLISRKYGNKISILSRSLIFANGDRIE
- a CDS encoding PHP domain-containing protein: MSRNIDLHMHSLYSDDGEFSPEEIIAMGKKEEMEIMALTDHNSVKGADEMIESGKKAGIKVISGVEIDCVYKGVNLHMLGYGINHKRKEFLEIEEEIFEKEMAIAKIKIEKLKENTDLIIDEKKIFEIAAGNIVTGEIIGEVVLGEEKNRSNPLLKEYFNNGAKSDMPFVHFYWDFFSQGRIAYVPIGFRPMTEIVKLIKESGGLAVLAHPGNNFKNCLEIADDIIKEGIDGIEVFSTYHSPEQIDYFYNRAEKNNLLMTFGSDFHGKNKPHIRLKGYPVPEKYEGMKEKLVEDFMGKLK
- a CDS encoding flavin reductase family protein, with the protein product MKNFKEIKAEEINENTFEIIGKKWMLITAEKSSGEVNTMTASWGGLGVLWRKNVAFIFIRPQRFTKEFVDEVERFSLTFFDESYRKQLGYLGTASGRNENKIEKAKLTVEHKNGVPIFKEAETAIICRKLYVQPLEGQFFIDKDSDKECYPDKDYHIMYVGEIEKVLVKE
- a CDS encoding macro domain-containing protein codes for the protein MSKIHYLKGDAVYPQARGNIIITHICNDIGVWGRGFVVALSARWMAPEIEFLIWRKEGNDFSLGNVQFVKVTSAITVANMIAQHDIISKNGIPPIRYEALEICLEKTAQKAVELEASIHMPRIGCGFAGGSWKTIENIILKTIISKNIEVYVYDL
- a CDS encoding sigma-54 interaction domain-containing protein: MEISLLDIKEHVKKYASAISSLINVDVGIVDKNMVRVTGTGLYKNIEGVYALGSVYKNSLETGKTNIIENPRQHNLCTECLDKNKCREKLEIATPIYCRDEIVGVIGLVCFSDEQKKKILSDIDSYLSFTKQIAEFIGIKFYEYQENLMQKDRESTLNTIIDNISKGVIISDCNDIIIKINNIASAKLKLKSDVLGKTMKLVSQNDYLMNEEVFNMVIENEEYNVAGKIIPLKSFNKTRSNAFVFEDVKKISRNILEMTSSDNMITLENIYGTSAATQSLKENIQKIANTNSTVLITGESGTGKELVARSLHSHGNRRNKPFVVINCSAIPDTLLESELFGYVKGAFTGANQNGRMGKFELANTGVIFLDEIGDMPLYLQAKILRVIQEKKIERIGSNKSIELDIKIIAATNVDLEKKIMEQKFRGDLYYRLNVIPIKLLPLRERKEDIIPIINSLIDKYNRLSDKYVHSIDEDVKKALINYEWPGNVRELENVMELMISMSGSNGVISSDLLPDNILHHSDSALSSVEELIFNNKSELEDFEKIEKVYIEKSLEKYGDDTESKKYIADKMNIGLTTLYRKMKKYDIK
- a CDS encoding anaerobic sulfatase maturase translates to MKNLNLLIKPASSSCNLRCRYCFYYDVADNRKIPNYGIMNDTTLENMVKNAFQTAENSVNFAFQGGEPTCAGVEFFKRFHEFIEKHNNKNITVNFSLQTNGTLINKEWISLFKKYNYLVGLSIDGNREIHDKFRLDTKGNGTFRKVLKTAKDFSKAGVEFNVLCVVNKVAAENGRLIYNFFKNNGFRYFQFIPCLDSFEGGEEDFSLTAEDYGKFLNDTFDEWYKDIISGKKVSVRYFDNLIRMVLGQEPESCDMVGHCNLNGIIEADGSMYPCDFYVLDEYKLGNINDTSIEELFKSDIEKNFLQSSINTNTKCKICRYFKLCRSGCRRHKEMNSEDVLENRFCPSYMSFFNKNMSKIVKVAEFLLKNQ